The region CGTTTGTCTCCGGTCAATATATTCAACTGAGGTCACCAATGTATGACGGGCGCGAGATTTCAATCCGCGCTTACTCGATTGCTTCGCTGCCATCGGATAAAAATCATATCGAACTCAACATCCGGTTCGTCCCGAATGGCATTTGTTCCACGTGGGTTTTTCAGCATCTTCAGGTTGGGCAAAAGATTAACTTCACTGGTCCGTATGGCGATTTTCACCTGTCAGAATCAAACGCGCCGGCGATTTTTATCGCGGGTGGAAGCGGCATGGCGCCGTTTCATAGTATCCTGCGCGATATGGTAAAAAGGGATATCCGGCGGGATGTTACCTACTTCTTTGGAGCGAGAACGCAAACCGATTTGTTCTATTTGGACGAATTAAACCGTTTCCAGCGGGAAAATTCGTGGTTTCGGTTTATCCCTGCGTTGTCGAACGAACCGGAGAATTCGGACTGGAAAGGTGAGCGCGGGCTGATTACCGATGTCGTTGCGAGACATTTTCCGGATTGTTCGAAACATGAAGCCTTCCTCTGCGGCTCGCCGGGCATGATCGATTCCTGCCTAAAAGTTTTGGCGCAAGGCGGAATGCCGAAAGACAAAATCTACTATGACAAATTCGCTTAAAACGGTTCAGAGGCAAAACATGACAAATCCGATAAATGATGAATCAATGAAAAAAAATCTTCGTGCGTCGATTTTTTCAGCTGATGGATTTCTTGGTAATGATAACCGGTCGCCGGAAGAGATAATTGCCGCCGACGAGCAGGCGATGAAAGAGCGGGGAATAGAACTCAGGGAGTTGGTCAAACTGCTAAAGTCTGCTTATCAAATAGCCAGAGATGCATTAGGTGTCGAGGTTAATCTCCGTCCCGGTATTACAGCCGTTTTTTATGAATCGATGGGGCGGATTCCGTCGCCATTTCTCGGTGATGGTGTGTTTGAAAAAGGAGAAGTCGTGATCATCGAAACGCAAACCGGACTGCAACTGGTTCTGACACCGCTTGGCATTCACCTCATTGAAAAATATCACTTTTTCCAAGGAACCGGATGCCGCTACCGGATCGATCCAATCGTAGTGATAGAGTTGCTTGGGTAATTTTGTAGATTGAATTTATCAGGTTGAATGTGTTAATTAGGTAGGATTGGGTTTAGTGGGAATAGTTCAGTAAGCCTGTCCTTACAGAGGTTAACGAACCTAATCTACTTATTCTACATAATCAACTAATCAAATGAATCCAATCCGCCAAAGACATACAGACCTGATCTGACCGAATTCAACCGAATCCAAATTAATCTACCCATCCTACTTATTCAACTTCCGTCGCCGCATAGTTTTTCTTCCCATCTTACCGTCATTCTGTTAAATTCCCAGCCGATGAAGAATACATCCCTCAGTTTGGAATATGAACATCGCCTCTGGGAAAGTGGGATTCATCTCGTTGCGGGAATCGATGAGGCAGGGCGGGGACCATTTGCTGGGCCGGTTGTCGCCGCGGCGGTTGTATTCAACGAGCAGTCGGAGATTCTGGAAGGCATCAACGATTCCAAGAAATTGACGCCGAAAAAGCGTGAAAAACTCTACGATGTGATCCTGCATAACGCCAAAGCCATCGGCATCGGCATCGTCGAGTCAGAAGAGATCGACCGGATCAACATTCTTCAGGCGACTTACAAAGCCATGCGTCAAGCGGTTGGACGGCTGAAATTGAAGCCCGGCCATCTATTGATCGATGGCAGACCGATTCCGGATAAAATCTACCCAAGCACAGCGATTGTCGGCGGTGATGGGAAATGTTATTCCATCGCGGCGGCATCGATTGTCGCAAAAGTGTATCGGGACAGGTTAATGATGGAATTGGACTCGGTTTTCCCGCATTACGGATTTGCCAAGCATAAAGGTTACGGCACAGAAATGCATCGAAAGGCAATTGCGACATTCGGGCCATGTCCGATCCACCGGAAATCGTTTGGGGGCGTGAAAGAATTCGTTGTCTCGTCGGAACAGATGCGCGACACAAAGCAGGTTGGGAAATATGGCGAAGACCTCGCGGCATATTATCTCTATCGAAACGGATTTAAGATCATCGCGCGGAACGTTCATATCGGCGCTTACGGCGAGTTAGACATCATTGCGCAAAAAGGGGAAGACCTTTGTTTTGTCGAGGTAAAAACCGAACGGCATAGCGGCGGTTACGGGCCGCCGGAAACTTGGGTCGATGAGCGCAAGATGAAGCAGTTGACGCTGATCGCCGACGGCTGGCTGTCACAGCGACCGGAACTGGATTTGAACTGCCGGTTCGATGTGATCGGCGTGACGATACGCGGGAGTGAAAACAAGATAACGCACCTGCCGGACGCATTTAGGCCGGAGTGAGTTGTCGATTGAAAATTTAACATTCAGGAACGAAAAAAATTCAAATTGCAAATTGCAAATCTCAAATTTACTTTCAATAAATATATCCCAATATAACTCCTATTCAACCTAATCCAACTTAATCTACCTAATCAACTTTCCCCACAAACGTCTATTTCTTTTAATCAAATATTCAGTTAATTTCATACAATTATTTTTGTTGCATTGAAATGAATAGAGTTTGCAAAAAGGAAACGGAATATGTCCATTTTTAGCCGAACAAAGTCGCTGGAAAAACAGTGCGAGGAATTTCTGGATATTACGAACAAATCGACACAGATATTCTTGAAGGGTGTCGAAGCATACTTGGCCAATGAAAAGAAAGAATTTGAGGAGTCTCTGAGAAAAATCACTTTGCTGGAATCGAGCGGCGATTCACTGCGGCGCGACATCGAGGATCAAGTATATACCGAGACGCTGATCCCGGAATCGCGCGGCGACATGCTGGCGCTACTGGAAAACATTGACAACATCATTAATCAGGCCAAGCAGATTTTGATGGAATTCTCGGTCGAAATACCGCGTGTGCCCGAGCAATTTCACGCGGATTACATCAAATTATCCCAGCATAGCGCGAAGGCGGTCGATGAAGTAGTTATCTCCACCCACTCGTTTTTAGTCGATCCGCTAAATGTACGGCATTCATTGAATAAGGTTTATTTTTGGGAACATGAAGCCGACCGGCAATCCGAATCGCTGAAACGCAAAGTATTTAGAACGCCGGAACTGGAATTGAGTGAGAAATTCCATTTGCGCTATTTCGCGCTTCACATCGAACTGATGGCGGATAAAGCGGAAGACGTCGCCGACCGACTGGCGATTTACACAATTAAACGTTCGATTTGACGATGGGATAGATAGAATGAAAGTCAAAATTGCGACAGTATTTGAAAGCGATCCGAAGATCGAGAAGAAATGCAACGAATTCTTTGATATGGTCGCGCAGTCGGCGCTTGTCTGCCTACGCGGCGTACAATCTTATATTGAAAAAGATTTCACGGCTTTTGAAGCGTATGAGGAACAGATAAGAATCTATGAAGAAAGAGCGGATGAATTTCGGAGAGACGCCGAGAGTTATCTTTATACCGAAACGCTGATTCCTGAATCACGCGGCGATGTTCTTTCGCTCCTTGAGAATGCGGACAATATCATCGATCAGATTCGAATGATGATGCTGGCGTTTTCCATCGAACAGCCGGAAATTCCGACGATATTTCATGCCGATTTCATAAATCTGACTGCCAAGTGCGTCGAATCGGTCGATGAAGTAATTTTGGCGACGCGGATGTTTTTCACGAATCCATC is a window of Candidatus Marinimicrobia bacterium CG08_land_8_20_14_0_20_45_22 DNA encoding:
- a CDS encoding oxidoreductase, with translation MGSKKYSVQINNGERTLSAQAGGSLLSVLFKNGILVPSACGGNGRCGFCRVKITEGAPDFTDSERSIISEADRLNHVRLSCQIRIFSDIKIELPTSMFKAKRFTGILEGKSVLTSEIVGLSIRLVNPEEITFVSGQYIQLRSPMYDGREISIRAYSIASLPSDKNHIELNIRFVPNGICSTWVFQHLQVGQKINFTGPYGDFHLSESNAPAIFIAGGSGMAPFHSILRDMVKRDIRRDVTYFFGARTQTDLFYLDELNRFQRENSWFRFIPALSNEPENSDWKGERGLITDVVARHFPDCSKHEAFLCGSPGMIDSCLKVLAQGGMPKDKIYYDKFA
- a CDS encoding DUF47 domain-containing protein, which gives rise to MSIFSRTKSLEKQCEEFLDITNKSTQIFLKGVEAYLANEKKEFEESLRKITLLESSGDSLRRDIEDQVYTETLIPESRGDMLALLENIDNIINQAKQILMEFSVEIPRVPEQFHADYIKLSQHSAKAVDEVVISTHSFLVDPLNVRHSLNKVYFWEHEADRQSESLKRKVFRTPELELSEKFHLRYFALHIELMADKAEDVADRLAIYTIKRSI
- a CDS encoding DUF47 domain-containing protein codes for the protein MKVKIATVFESDPKIEKKCNEFFDMVAQSALVCLRGVQSYIEKDFTAFEAYEEQIRIYEERADEFRRDAESYLYTETLIPESRGDVLSLLENADNIIDQIRMMMLAFSIEQPEIPTIFHADFINLTAKCVESVDEVILATRMFFTNPSKVKEVLSIVYVLEKESDKQAESLKRKVYRADGISPSNQMHLRYFTTNIDLIADRAEDLADRIGIYVIKRMY